In Kryptolebias marmoratus isolate JLee-2015 linkage group LG11, ASM164957v2, whole genome shotgun sequence, the following proteins share a genomic window:
- the LOC119617475 gene encoding uncharacterized protein LOC119617475 has translation MKSHLKIWLLIIWGFWINKVLQDVVGGTRPTSQTASSVSDAKLMFEFLLGGMVIDQDDVFLLDEEMASMRKGREFLDRINEGIPKSLSSMELEVSRMRARQQKPLTLDQFEKLVLSMVYSAHQAQVQGSKEERQAWGGVLLQLANITVYELRGSFLLSYS, from the exons ATGAAGTCACATCTAAAGATCTGGCTCTTGATTATTTGGGGGTTTTGGATTAATAAAGTGCTGCAAG aTGTGGTTGGAGGCACAAGGCCAACTTCTCAAACGGCCTCATCTGTCTCTGATGCAAAGCTGATGTTTGAG TTTTTGCTGGGTGGGATGGTCATAGACCAGGACGACGTCTTCCTGCTGGATGAGGAGATGGCGTCGATGAGGAAAGGGCGGGAATTCTTGGATCGGATCAACGAAGGCATTCCTAAAAGCTTGAGCTCCATGGAGCTCGAGGTGAGCAGGATGCGGGCTCGTCAGCAGAAGCCACTGACTCTGGATCAGTTTGAGAAGCTCGTTCTGAGCATGGTGTACTCGGCCCACCAGGCTCAGGTTCAGGGGAGCAAGGAGGAGCGGCAGGCGTGGGGCGGAGTGCTCCTCCAGCTGGCGAACATCACCGTCTACGAACTGCGTGGAAGTTTCCTCCTCAGTTATTCCTGA
- the kbtbd4 gene encoding kelch repeat and BTB domain-containing protein 4 — protein METSEDGGLSAGGSVGEENYFLGYTFTDRSHSSRVVKSIMDLCLEDGLFADVTIIVDDKEFHLHRLVLSAQSSFFRSMFTSNLKESHNRTIELKDVSATVFQLLIDYIYHGTIKLRVEELQDTYEMADMYQLTALFEECSRFLSRTVEVKNCLQVMWLADRHSDQELYTAAKQCAKIHLTQLQQTEEYLNLPLCLLLDIIKDGVPTSQNPTSAIESWINHNKVEREEFSCILQENLKEIGENVHIYLIGKEETRTHSLAVSLHCDEDDSISVSGQNSLCHQITAACKHGCDLYVVGGSIPRRMWKCNMHTMDWERCAPLPRDRLHHTMVSVATQDAIYSLGGKTLQDTLSNAIIYYTVKDNVWTETSQLDTAVSGAAGVNLGGTIYLLGGEENDMDFFTKPSRLIQCLDTSSQRCQVKPYMLPFAGCMHAAVHMDVIFIVGEGDSLVCYNPLLESFTRLRFPEVWSCIPSLWKVASCNGCIYVFRDKCKKGDANTLKFNPATSVVSVIRGIKILLTNWQFVLA, from the exons ATGGAGACCAGTGAGGACGGCGGCCTCAGTGCCGGGGGCTCGGTGGGAGAGGAGAACTACTTCCTGGGATACACCTTTACTGACCGATCTCACTCCAGCCGAGTGGTGAAGAGCATCATGGACCTGTGTCTGGAAGACGGCCTGTTTGCCGATGTCACCATCATCGTGGACGACAAAGAGTTTCATCTGCATCGACTGGTGCTGTCAGCGCAGAGCAGTTTCTTCCGCTCCATGTTCACATCCAACCTCAAGGAGTCCCACAACCGCACTATCGAGCTGAAGGACGTCAGTGCCACCgtctttcagctgctgatcGACTACATCTATCATGGTACAATCAAACTACgggtggaggagctgcaggacacTTATGAAATGGCAGACATGTACCAGCTGACTGCTCTGTTTGAGGAATGCTCCCGCTTCCTCTCACGAACAGTGGAGGTCAAGAACTGTTTACAG GTGATGTGGcttgcagacagacacagtgaCCAGGAGCTATACACAGCAGCCAAACAGTGTGCAAAAATCCATCTCACTCAActgcaacaaactgaagaatATCTCAATCTGCCTCTCTGTCTGCTCTTGGACATCATCAAGG atgGCGTTCCGACCTCCCAGAATCCAACGTCGGCCATTGAGTCATGGATTAACCACAACAAGGTTGAGAGAGAGGAGTTTTCTTGCATCCTCCAAGAGAATCTTAAG GAAATTGGTGAGAATGTCCACATTTACCTGATTGGTAAAGAAGAGACGAGGACTCACTCTCTTGCTGTGTCACTGCACTGTGATGAGGACGATTCTATCAGCGTGAGCGGACAGAATAGTTTGTGCCATCAGATCACCGCAGCCTGTAAACACGGCTGTGACCTGTATGTGGTTGGGGGGTCCATCCCTCGCCGCATGTGGAAGTGCAACATGCACACCATGGACTGGGAGCGCTGTGCACCACTGCCCAGAGACCGCCTCCATCACACCATGGTCTCCGTCGCCACCCAGGACGCCATCTACTCACTCGGAGGTAAGACATTGCAGGACACGCTCTCTAACGCCATCATCTACTACACTGTGAAGGACAACGTGTGGACAGAGACCAGCCAGCTGGACACCGCTGTGTCCGGAGCTGCTGGTGTTAACCTGGGAGGCACCATCTACCTCCTCGGAGGGGAGGAAAACGACATGGACTTTTTCACGAAGCCGTCTCGTCTCATTCAGTGCCTCGACACGTCCTCCCAAAGGTGCCAGGTCAAACCCTACATGCTGCCGTTCGCGGGCTGCATGCACGCCGCCGTCCACATGGATGTGATCTTCATTGTAGGAGAAGGAGACTCGCTGGTGTGCTACAACCCCCTGCTGGAGAGCTTCACACGCCTGCGTTTCCCCGAGGTGTGGAGCTGCATCCCCTCACTGTGGAAAGTGGCCAGCTGTAATGGCTGCATATACGTCTTCAGAGACAAATGTAAGAAAGGCGACGCGAACACGTTAAAGTTTAACCCAGCCACATCTGTGGTTTCCGTCATCCGAGGTATAAAGATCCTCCTCACAAACTGGCAGTTTGTCTTGGCCTAA